The following DNA comes from bacterium.
TACGTGCCTTATCGCTCCCCTGTGGCAAGTCAAATGAAAGATAATTTAACTTGCCTGTATGTGTAATTCCAGTAATCCGACGATCAGGAGCGCGATCATCACTCACCACTTCAGTTCCCGGATCATCCGTAAAGGTTGATTTCACCCAAAGCGGGATATTAAACCGCATCGCAATCTCAGCAGCCCTTGGATGAAGTACTTTTGCGCCTTGGTGAGCGATTTCAGCAACTTCGGCATAACTCACTTGTCGCAAAATCGAAGCGCATTCGACCATATCGGGATCAGCGGACTTCACTCCATCCACATCAGTAAAGATATCGACCGCTTCCGCGTTAAGAGCAGCTCCCAGAGCAGAAGCAGTGGTATCGCTACCACCGCGGCCAAGAGTTGTTATCCCCCACGAAGATGTTGCCACTCCCTGAAAACCGCAGACCACCGGTATCTGGCCTTGCTCGAGAGCATTAATAATATTTACAGGATTGATTTCTATAATGCGGGCATTCCCAAAGACCTGATCGGTAATGATGCCCGCCTGTCCACCGGTCAAAGCCACCGCCGAATGGCCCATGGTTTTAAGGGTGTGGGTGAAAATAACCGTTGAGATAATCTCCCCGCATGCCATCATCAAGTCCATTTCGCGAGGCTCAGGCGCAATAGCTGGATCAACCTCTACCAGGTGCTTTATGAGGGTATCCGTTGCATAAGGAGCTCCGGCGCGACCTATGGCCGAGACCACTACCACCGGATCATAACCGGCTTGTTTGGCTTGGATAACTTTGCTCGCTGCCAAGCGCCTATTTTCAGGAGTGCTGACCGAAGTCCCACCAAACTTTATTACACGGATTCTCATTGAGCAGCCTCCTCTATGCCAAAAGCTTCTTTTAAGGCGGTCACAACGGGACCAAGTTTGTGCGCATCAGTGAGAATGGTTACCCGATCATGCGCATCCCCTGTTTGCTCAACATTCGCGCCGACCTTATTGCAACATTCGGCAACAATAGCCATTACACCGACCATCTCGCGCATATTGGCCGCCACAATACTCACCAAAGCTCTGCCGGGGTTGAGTTTAACATCATATTTAAA
Coding sequences within:
- a CDS encoding aspartate kinase, giving the protein MRIRVIKFGGTSVSTPENRRLAASKVIQAKQAGYDPVVVVSAIGRAGAPYATDTLIKHLVEVDPAIAPEPREMDLMMACGEIISTVIFTHTLKTMGHSAVALTGGQAGIITDQVFGNARIIEINPVNIINALEQGQIPVVCGFQGVATSSWGITTLGRGGSDTTASALGAALNAEAVDIFTDVDGVKSADPDMVECASILRQVSYAEVAEIAHQGAKVLHPRAAEIAMRFNIPLWVKSTFTDDPGTEVVSDDRAPDRRITGITHTGKLNYLSFDLPQGSDKARIELEVYRLVSMAKANMQLISVDPTHLGFATPSSKFGAVCEYLDGLVLPIEDETGKRCYVVQVGDKARGVKESQLKLLRESDWIGEIIPLVVKVTENCSMVSVIGKVFGKQPGLFFTILEVLSEAGIPVLQTADSDHSVSCLVPDNHTHRAVKLLHERFELEKIG